One window of the Acidobacteriota bacterium genome contains the following:
- a CDS encoding OsmC family protein, with protein MKVNNVSVDQVRAFAEAASADPAKAVRRQVVEARWVPEDGPVQFEGVVKFERGEARFQLDNPSFMGGSGQHPGPFQYCFFGLAACYTGIFATFASQAGIVLKSLAIRVEADINFSRVIGLGEQPPMEEVRVTLSVESDADPEKIREVEEAALQRCPVVYTLRNPIRLVPGLEINPAGRM; from the coding sequence ATGAAAGTGAACAACGTCAGCGTCGATCAGGTCAGGGCCTTCGCCGAGGCCGCCTCGGCCGACCCGGCCAAGGCCGTCCGGCGACAGGTGGTGGAAGCCCGGTGGGTGCCCGAGGACGGCCCCGTCCAGTTCGAGGGCGTCGTGAAATTCGAGAGAGGCGAAGCCCGGTTCCAGCTCGACAACCCCTCCTTCATGGGCGGGTCGGGACAGCACCCGGGGCCCTTCCAGTACTGTTTTTTCGGACTGGCAGCCTGCTACACCGGGATCTTCGCCACCTTCGCCTCCCAGGCGGGGATCGTCCTCAAGTCCCTGGCCATCCGGGTGGAAGCGGACATCAACTTCTCGCGGGTCATCGGGCTCGGTGAACAGCCTCCCATGGAGGAAGTCCGTGTAACGCTCTCCGTGGAGAGCGACGCGGACCCGGAGAAGATCCGCGAGGTCGAGGAAGCGGCCCTGCAGCGCTGCCCGGTGGTGTACACCCTTCGCAACCCGATCCGGCTGGTCCCCGGGCTGGAGATCAACCCGGCAGGCAGGATGTAG
- a CDS encoding S9 family peptidase yields the protein MNAEGGPATIDVPPACPGAPVSPIPRGRGARAALGAFAALLLLFGAVAQAGLPEIIPRRALFGDPDITSPAISPDGRLLAYCAPFKGHMNVWARTPGKTDDRPLTRFDRDSIGGFIWAYNNRDILFVSCRGGDENWHLVAVDTHAKNPRRRDLTPFRGVQARFLRISPRHPDLALVLMNRENRQVFDVYQVNLRSGRVTLRAKNPGTAIGWVADADLAVRGMETLDPDGGTTLFVRDSEGAPWKKLATGGPDESIDLEGFAPDGRSAWLLHDLGGERKAVVRRSLEDGSETVLYRPGQGDIVDVLVDPETGEPQAACVEYLRREWVPLDPSVKADVEVLGRIEEGELSVVSRSADGRYWVACYRADIGPVKYYLYDRSWRKAAFLFSNRPWLEKYTRARKKPVVVRSRDGLDLVCYLTFPVGVEEKGLPTVVLVHGGPWNRDSWGWQPDVQWLANRGYAVLQVNFRGSRGFGRTFQKAGDREWGGAMLRDILDALDWVVAQGIADPRRLSVMGASFGGYAALSLISFHPEVFVCGIDISGPSDLADWIRNVPEYWKPLSELLRRRVGDLEGDAEKLRESSPLFSLDRIRAPLLIAQGINDPRVRVEGTRKLVNQLKRGGKTVLYVEFPDEGHGFSLDPNALVFTALAEEFLARHLGGRWEPMSKGESQLARRVLKVAAPER from the coding sequence TTGAACGCTGAGGGGGGTCCTGCAACCATAGACGTCCCGCCGGCATGCCCGGGAGCGCCCGTCTCGCCGATTCCGCGGGGGCGTGGGGCCCGGGCGGCCCTGGGGGCCTTCGCCGCTCTTCTCCTGCTGTTCGGAGCGGTCGCACAGGCCGGTCTGCCCGAGATCATCCCGCGCCGGGCCCTTTTCGGCGACCCGGACATCACCTCCCCCGCCATCTCCCCCGACGGCCGCCTTCTGGCCTACTGCGCCCCCTTCAAGGGCCACATGAACGTGTGGGCGCGGACGCCGGGCAAGACCGACGACCGGCCCCTCACGCGTTTCGACCGGGACAGCATCGGGGGGTTCATCTGGGCCTACAACAACCGGGACATCCTGTTCGTCTCCTGCCGGGGCGGGGACGAGAACTGGCACCTCGTGGCGGTGGACACCCACGCGAAGAACCCCCGCCGGCGGGACCTCACCCCGTTCCGGGGCGTACAGGCGCGCTTCCTGAGGATCTCCCCCCGGCACCCCGACCTCGCCCTCGTCCTGATGAACCGGGAGAACCGCCAGGTCTTCGACGTCTACCAGGTCAACCTCCGCAGCGGGCGCGTCACCCTCCGGGCAAAAAACCCCGGGACGGCCATCGGTTGGGTGGCCGACGCCGACCTGGCCGTCCGCGGCATGGAAACCCTGGACCCCGACGGGGGCACCACCCTCTTCGTGAGGGATTCCGAGGGGGCGCCCTGGAAGAAGCTGGCCACCGGGGGCCCCGACGAGTCCATTGACCTGGAGGGGTTCGCCCCTGACGGACGGTCCGCCTGGCTGCTGCACGATCTCGGCGGCGAGCGGAAAGCCGTGGTCCGGCGGTCGCTGGAGGACGGCAGCGAGACGGTGCTCTACCGGCCCGGGCAAGGGGACATCGTGGACGTGCTGGTCGATCCGGAGACGGGTGAGCCCCAGGCCGCCTGCGTGGAGTACCTCCGGCGCGAGTGGGTCCCCCTCGACCCGTCGGTGAAGGCGGATGTCGAAGTGCTGGGGAGGATCGAGGAGGGCGAGTTGTCGGTGGTCAGCCGGTCCGCCGACGGCCGGTACTGGGTGGCGTGCTACCGGGCCGACATCGGGCCGGTGAAGTACTACCTCTACGACCGGTCGTGGCGGAAGGCCGCGTTCCTGTTTTCCAACCGGCCGTGGCTGGAGAAGTACACCCGCGCCCGGAAGAAACCCGTCGTGGTGCGCTCGCGGGACGGGCTCGACCTGGTCTGCTACCTCACCTTCCCGGTCGGCGTCGAGGAGAAGGGCCTGCCCACGGTGGTCCTCGTGCACGGGGGGCCCTGGAACCGGGACTCCTGGGGGTGGCAGCCGGACGTCCAGTGGTTGGCCAACCGCGGCTACGCCGTGCTGCAGGTCAACTTCCGCGGTTCGCGCGGCTTCGGCCGGACGTTCCAGAAGGCCGGGGACCGGGAGTGGGGGGGCGCGATGCTTCGCGACATCCTCGACGCCCTGGACTGGGTGGTGGCGCAAGGGATCGCGGACCCCCGCCGGCTGAGCGTCATGGGGGCGTCTTTCGGCGGTTACGCCGCCCTCTCGCTGATCTCGTTCCACCCGGAGGTCTTCGTCTGCGGCATCGACATCTCGGGACCGTCCGACCTGGCGGACTGGATCCGGAACGTTCCGGAGTACTGGAAGCCCCTGTCGGAACTCCTTCGCCGGAGGGTGGGCGACCTGGAGGGCGACGCGGAGAAGCTGCGGGAGAGTTCGCCCCTCTTCAGCCTGGACCGGATCCGGGCCCCCCTCCTCATCGCCCAGGGGATCAACGACCCGAGGGTCCGGGTCGAGGGGACGCGGAAACTGGTGAACCAGTTGAAGCGGGGCGGCAAGACGGTCCTCTACGTCGAGTTCCCGGACGAGGGCCACGGGTTTTCCCTCGACCCCAACGCCCTGGTCTTCACCGCCCTGGCCGAGGAGTTCCTGGCCCGCCACCTGGGCGGGCGCTGGGAGCCCATGAGCAAGGGGGAGTCCCAGCTCGCCCGGCGCGTTCTCAAGGTGGCGGCGCCGGAGCGCTGA
- a CDS encoding aminopeptidase P family protein, which yields MSFTFTTHELRRRGERFQEALRADGLDGAVILQRADAVYLSGTAFQGAVVAPAEGDLRLLAWRGAGRVPGECPWPVETLNSAAGFGKAVAALGLGGWARIGFEEDVLPVGLFRKLLQGTWPGAAFVDASDRLRRIRAVKSPEELERVRRSGAVLSAGFEALRGIIREGMYEYEIQAQMEVIMRREGDQAAGRTRGFNAEARGVVACGPSAAVDNVFDGPIGQPGRNPLAPVGAGDGRVAAGLPVIADVTAGYGGYITDMTRTYAIGPLEARFVEAHDFCVSILEGCETRMAAGAIPEEIYLWSMAEAEKAGFAANFMNRGRNQVRFLGHGIGLEIDEFPALARRFTDPLAAGMVIAVEPKVVFEDGAVGVEDTFVVTAAGAEPVTVMQRGIVTVER from the coding sequence ATGAGCTTTACCTTCACGACCCACGAACTGCGGCGGCGCGGCGAGCGTTTCCAGGAGGCGCTGCGGGCGGACGGCCTGGACGGGGCCGTGATCCTTCAGCGCGCCGACGCCGTCTACCTCTCGGGGACGGCCTTCCAGGGAGCTGTCGTCGCCCCCGCGGAAGGCGACCTCCGCCTGTTGGCCTGGCGCGGCGCGGGGCGCGTCCCCGGCGAGTGCCCCTGGCCGGTGGAGACGCTGAATTCCGCCGCCGGCTTCGGCAAGGCGGTGGCCGCGCTGGGGCTGGGGGGATGGGCCCGGATCGGTTTCGAGGAAGACGTCCTGCCCGTCGGGCTCTTCCGGAAGCTGTTGCAGGGCACGTGGCCGGGCGCCGCGTTCGTGGACGCCTCGGACCGGCTGCGGCGGATCCGCGCCGTGAAATCACCCGAGGAACTGGAGCGGGTGCGCCGGAGCGGGGCCGTCCTGTCGGCGGGCTTCGAGGCCCTCCGGGGGATCATCCGGGAAGGGATGTACGAGTACGAGATCCAGGCCCAGATGGAAGTGATCATGCGACGGGAGGGCGACCAGGCGGCTGGGCGCACCCGGGGCTTCAACGCCGAGGCGAGGGGCGTCGTGGCGTGCGGGCCTTCCGCCGCGGTGGACAACGTCTTCGACGGGCCCATCGGCCAGCCGGGCCGCAACCCCCTGGCCCCCGTGGGCGCCGGGGACGGCCGGGTGGCGGCGGGCCTGCCCGTCATCGCGGATGTCACCGCGGGGTACGGGGGCTACATTACGGACATGACGCGGACCTACGCCATCGGCCCGCTGGAAGCCCGCTTCGTCGAGGCCCACGACTTCTGCGTGAGCATCCTCGAGGGGTGTGAAACGCGCATGGCCGCCGGGGCGATCCCCGAGGAGATCTACCTCTGGTCCATGGCGGAGGCCGAAAAAGCGGGCTTCGCCGCCAACTTCATGAACCGTGGGCGCAACCAGGTCCGTTTCCTGGGGCACGGCATCGGCCTCGAGATCGACGAGTTTCCGGCCCTGGCCCGCCGCTTCACCGACCCGCTGGCGGCGGGGATGGTCATCGCCGTGGAGCCGAAGGTCGTTTTCGAGGACGGGGCCGTCGGGGTGGAGGACACGTTCGTCGTGACGGCCGCGGGCGCCGAGCCGGTTACCGTGATGCAAAGGGGGATCGTGACCGTTGAACGCTGA